The Sedimentisphaera salicampi genome includes a region encoding these proteins:
- the thpR gene encoding RNA 2',3'-cyclic phosphodiesterase, with product MRTFVAVVPYPEVLDKIDRVQKRIAPELGHFRRDIKWVKPEDAHITLAFLGEVADNNLQSVCDIVRNSVTGRADFTMSLRGTGTFGKNAHTFWAGVTKGAEELKALREAVCRPLAEKGFFSPSKRFEPHITLARIKSPRPARIIKSIDRSLKKQSFGSCPVESVCVFTSELTKKGPEYTLAAQYFFAGPQ from the coding sequence ATGAGAACTTTCGTTGCTGTTGTGCCTTACCCTGAGGTCCTCGATAAGATAGACAGGGTGCAGAAGAGAATCGCTCCTGAGCTGGGACATTTCCGCAGGGATATAAAATGGGTTAAGCCTGAAGACGCCCATATCACTCTCGCTTTCCTTGGAGAGGTGGCAGATAACAACCTCCAGAGTGTTTGCGATATCGTTAGAAACAGCGTAACCGGCAGGGCGGATTTCACGATGTCCCTTCGGGGCACGGGAACATTCGGGAAAAATGCCCATACTTTCTGGGCAGGCGTAACCAAGGGAGCTGAAGAGCTCAAGGCTCTGCGGGAAGCGGTTTGCAGACCGCTCGCTGAGAAGGGCTTTTTCAGTCCGTCGAAAAGATTCGAGCCGCATATAACTCTTGCAAGAATTAAATCGCCTCGTCCTGCGAGAATCATCAAAAGCATAGATCGCTCCCTGAAGAAGCAGTCTTTCGGGAGCTGTCCGGTGGAAAGCGTATGCGTATTTACAAGCGAGCTGACAAAAAAAGGGCCAGAATATACCCTCGCTGCTCAGTACTTCTTTGCAGGCCCGCAGTAA